The DNA sequence CGCCAATGGTTCGCGCGCCACGGCGTCGACGCCAGCGTCGCGCGCGAGACCACCGAGATCGGCATCGGCGAAGCGGTGCTGTCGCGCGCTGCGGACGTCAGCGCCGACCTGCTCGTGATGGGCGCTTATGGCCACTCCCGAGTGGCCGAATTCGTGCTCGGGGGGGTGACACGCACCATCCTCTCGGGCATGACCGTGCCGGTGCTGATGGCGCATTGAGGCCTGCCCACGGCAGGTGATTCGCTTACACCCGCAGCCCTTGCTAACGGGCCCGTGGCCCCCTCGGTTCCAGAAGCCGCTAGACTGCGGGGTTCCCGCGCGCGGCAACGACGCGCGTTTTTTCCTCAGTTCTTACCCAGTCAGGACCATGAACAAAGCAGAACTCGTTGATGCCATTGCCGCCGATGCCGACCTGTCCAAGGCCGCTGCGCAGCGCGCCCTCGACTCGTTCATCAACAACGTGACCAAGGCGCTGGCTTCCGGCGACACGGTCTCGCTGATCGGCTTCGGCAGCTTCTCGGTCACCGAGCGGCAGGCCCGCACCGGCCGCAATCCCCGCACCGGCGAGGAAATCACGATCGAGGCCAGCCAGGGCGTCAAGTTCAGCGCCGGCGCCTCGCTGAAGGCCGCCGTGCAGAAGAAGAAGTAAACCTTCTTTTCGTTCTTTTCCCCTCTTTTCCATGACCGGTCCGGCCGCCTGCAAGGCGCCGCCGGCATCAGCGACAGCCTCGCGGCAGGTCGGTGCCCATCGGCCCGCGCGGGCTGCGCTTTCCGCATCTTCCCCTTCTTTATCCGTCCGGCGATCGCGCGCTGCGCCGCACGCCGTGCGCACCCCCGTGCCGCAAACCGTGAAATTGTCGGCATGGCGCTTGCTGTTTCCGTGGTGTCTCCGGGCCCCGCGGAGGCCATCGCCGTTGCCGTCATGCGGCGGTCGATGACAGGCGTGACGTGGTCCGGCGCGCAGTGAAACGGCGGCAACGAGGCGCAAGCCGGTTGCCAAATTGCTGCAATCTTTTCAACCGTTGGTGGTTTTTCCGTGCTGCCTGCGGTTGGGAAACGGTAAGAGCGCGTGGGCCGACCGGCTCGGGGAGGATTTGTGGAATTCGCATCCGATCGAAATGAATCGCTGATCGTCGAACTGGGCGTCCGCTATGGGCAGAGCCAGGAGGTGGATCAGTACCGCCTGCAGATCGGCCCGTTGGGCGACGCCAGCGGCAAGCTCGAAGTGCAGTTGCGCAGCCCCACCATCGGCACCTCGACCACCACCGTGCTGCCCGCGCGCTACGCGCAAGGCTGCGACAGCCTCGCGGTGCTGGCCATCAAGGCGACGATCTTCGGCCTGTTCGGCCAGGAGCGGCCGGCGCCGCGCATCGTCGGCGTGCCCGAGTGGAGCTGGGCCTCGCTGGAGATCACCCGGGTGCGCCCGCGCATGACGCAGCACCTGCGGCGCTACGAACTCACGGCCGAATCCGCGATCAGCGCCTGCCTGATGCGCTACCAGGGCGGGACCTTGGCGGCGATGGAAACGTTTGAGCTGTGCCGCGAGGATGCTGACCCCCTGTACGCGCTGACGCGCCTGACGCTGCGCAGCGAGACCGCCCGGGCGATGGCGGTCAAGCAGCTGCCCGCCGGTGCGGACGCGCCGGCGCTGCCCGATCCGGGGCGGATGCGCCCTCCTCAGGGCGGTCGGGTGGCCATGGCCCGCTGAACCCGGGCTCTCGCTGAGGCCGCCTGCACCGCCCCTTGCCGTGCCGGGGCACGACCGCGGGGGAGCCCGCGGCCGCCCCGTGGGGCGTTCAGTGCAGCTGGTGTTTCAGGCTGGACAGTTCGGCGTGCGCCTGCTGCACCGCCGTCTTCAGCTGCGGATCGACGCTGTCCGCACGCCGGCAGGCGGCCATCGCGCGGTCGCCGAGCTGCTCGAGGTCGTCGACGCACTGGACGATGCGCTGCTCGTCCTGGGTGCCCTGCATCATCTGCATCGCCTCGTGCGAGCGGCGGTCCAGTTCGGTGACGCACTGCTGCAATTCCTGCGGCACGCCGCCGGCGGACTGGCACGCCTGCATCGCGTCGCTCGCGCATTGCTCGACGCGCCCGAGGCGTTCCTTGACCTGGTTCATCTGCATGGATGTCTCCTGATGGGGGTGAGGCAGGCGGGCCGGTCCTGATGCGCCCGGAAGGCGGCCTGCCGGCGGGCGGGGCAGCGGTGCCGCCTCGCGGGATGAGCGGGAGCCCCGCTCCGGTGGAAGCGGGCAGGCGCCGCCGGTCAGGACCGCCACCGGCGCGATGCGCCCCGTCGGGATCGCGGCAGGCGGCATGCCTGCGCCTGGCCCTTGCGTGCTTCCGTGCCGGTGGGCGCCGCGGGGCGGCGTCCTGCCGCCGTCGTCACTCCATGAACTGGAAGCCCATCGTGCGCGCCTGGTAGTACAGGCCGCCGTCCTGCACGATCAGGAACTCGGCGCGCCGGCTGCCGTCGTTGTGGTGCGAGTGCACCGCGGTCGGCGGCGTGACCAGCGTGGCCCAGGGCGACCAGGGGCAGCGCACGCCGTCGACCCGCGAGTGGCAGTCCTCCCCGGCGATCACCAGCGTGAGCGCGGCGGAGTTGTGGCGGTGCGCCGGCTGGTGGCGGTGCGGCGGCAGGGTGTTGAGCGACAGCGTCAGCCCCGGCATCAGGTTGCGCGTGTGTTCCAGGGCCGCGCTGGAAAACACCACGGCCATGCCGGAGGTGCCGGCATCGGGCACGGTGCGGTGGATCGCGTCGATCTCGCCGGCGATGTCGGCCGCCGTGAAATGCACGGCCCCGGCGCGGGCCGGGCGCGTGCCCAGGCCGAGGTGCGCCAGCAGCGGCTCGTCGGTGACCAGCCACAGCACGGCGGGCGTGGTGCCGCTGGCCAGCAGCTCGGCCGGCCCGGCGGGCAGGTGGAAGATGTCGCCGGCACTCCAGGCCAGCGTCTCGTCGCCGCAGCGCGCCTGCCCGGTGCCGGCGATCACGTACCACAGCGAGCCGCTGGCCACGAAGTCGGCCTCGAGGCGTTCGCCCGGCCGCACGCGGGCATAGCGTGCCAGCATGAACGGCGTGGTCGCCGGCCAGGGGCAGGCCAGCGCCGCGGACTGGTCGCACGGCACGTAGCCCGTGGGCGCGTCCGCGGCCAGGGCCTGTCGTGCCGGCTCGGCGTGGATGCCGGCCGGCACCGGTGGCAGCTTCACGTTGAAGGCATTGGCCGAGTTGAAGAACCGCCCGCGGCGTTGCGCATCGGTGCTCGCGTGCCGCGCCCGCCGCACGCCGAGCGTGGACATGGGCGGCGCGGCGTCCGGCGCGTCACTTCCAGAACACATAGCGCTTCTCGACCAGGTTGACGAGGCCGAAGAACGCCAGGCTCGCGGCCGAGGCGACGAAGATCGCCGACCACACCTGCACGAAGTCGATCTGCAGCACGGCCTGGTAGATGGTCCAGCCCAGGCCGCTTTGCGCGCCGAGCATCTCGGTGACGATCGCGACGATCATGCTGCGCGCCGTCGAGACGCGCATGCCTGCGGCCGTCAGCGGCACGGCCGCCGGGATGCGCAGGCGCCACAGGATCGTGGCCGGGCCGGCGCCGAAGCTGCGCATCAGGTCCACGGCGCGACGGTCGACGCGGTCCAGCCCGGCCAGCGCGTGCAGGAACACGGTGAAGCCCACCGCCAGCGACACCATCGCGACCTTGGAGGCCGGGCCCATCCCCAGCCACAGCAGCACCAGCGGTGCATAGGCCACCACCGGCACCGAGTTGAGCGCGGTGGCGGCCGGCAGCAGCACGCGCCGCGCCGGTGGCAGCATCGTCAGCAGGATCGCCAGCACGATGCCGCCGGCCGAGCCGAGCGCGAAGCCGCATACCGCTTCCATGATCGTGGTCCATGCCGCCTGGCCGAGCAGGCTGCGCTGCGCGACGACGGCTTCGAGGATGCTGCTGACGCTGGGCAGCACGTAGGCGGGCAAGTCCAGGCCGCGCGCGGCCAGTTCCCACAGCAGCGCGAAGGTGGCGATGCCGGCCAGCGCGCGGTGCGCCGGGCGCGACAGCAGGGTGGGGGGCTTCACAGCTCGGTCCTCCAGAACACGGCGCGGCGCTCGACCAGCGCGACCAGGCCGTAGAAGCTCGTGCCGAGCAGGCCGCACACCAGGATGGCGGCCCACAGCGCCGGCACCTGCTCGTTGTACATGGCCTGCAGCAGCAGCACGCCCAGCCCGACGGTGTCGCCGAACCATTCGCCGGCGATCGCGCCCAGCAGGCTCAGCGTGCAGGCCAGCCGCAGCGCGACGAAGATCTGCGGCAGCGCCGCGGGCAGCTCCAGACGCAGCAGCAGCTGCAGCCGCGAGGCGCCGAAGCTGCGCAGCAGGTTCACCTGCAGCCGGTCCACCGACTCCAGCCCGTGCACCGTGTTGACGGTGACGGGGAAGAAGGTCAGGTAGAAGGCGATCAGCGCCTTCGCGAACACGGTGTTGCCGAACCACAGCACGACGACCGCGCCGAACGCGATCACCGGGATGGTCTGCGAGATCACGAACAGCGGGAACACCAGCTCGCGCAGCAGGCGCGACTGCTTGAACAGCACGCCGTTGACCACGCCGACCACGGCGCCCAGCGCGAAGCCGAGCACGGTCTCGCTGGCCGTGCGCAGGAAGCCTTCGACGTACGGCTCGGGCACCGTGGCGATCAGCGCCAGGATGTCGCTCAGCCGCGGCAGGTAGTCGGGCCGGATGCCGGCCAGCACGACCAGCGCCTCCCACAGGACGCCCGCGGCAAGCAGGGCCGCCGCGCCCCGCAGGGCGCTCATGGCAGCGGGGCGCAGCGCGGCGTTCACGGACGGCGCTCCTCGACCGGGATGGCCTTCAGGAAGGACGGGTCAAAGCCGGCGGCCAAGTCCAGCGGCTTGCTGATGACCTTGTTGTTCAGCAGGAAGTCGTGCGTGGCCTTCATCGCGCCCGCGTCGATCCAGAACAGGCCCTGCTCCTTGGCCTTGCCGGAGGTCATCAGCCGGTAGGCCTCGGTCAGCATGAACTCCTGGTGCGCGCGGTCCAGCGTCGGCGCGACCTTCATCAGGATGTCGACCGCTTCCTTCGGGTTGGCCATCGCGTCGTGCCAGCCGCGGATCGAGGCGCGCAGGAAGCCGGTGACGAGCTTGGGGTTGTCCTGCGCGGTCTTCTTCGCGACGACCAGGGTGTCGCGCGGGAAGGTGACGCCGTAGTCCTCGGCGACGAACATGCGCAGGTTGTCCGCGCCCATGCGCTGCCGGATGGTGTAGAGCTCGTTGTACCAGGTGGCGGTGACCACATCGACCTCGCCGTTGACGAAGGGCGTGACGCTCACCTGCTGCGGCTGGATGTCGACCTTGGCGCGGTCCACGCCCTGGTTGGCGAGCATGCCGAACAGCACGTACTGCGCGCCGGTGAACCACGCGGTGGCCTTGCGGCCTTCCAGGTCCTTCAGCGACTTGACCGGGCCGTCCTTGCGCGTGACGAACGCGAACGGCGTGACCTGGTGCGACACGCCGACGCAGACGATGGGCAGGCCCTTGTCGAGCGCGGCCATCACGCTGTCGGTGCCGCCCGACAGCGCGAAGGTGTCCGCGCCGGTGGCGACCAGGTTCTCCGGCAGCAGGTTGGGGCCGCCCGGGTTGATCTTCAGGTCGATGCCCTCGTCCTTGTAGTAGCCCTTGGCGACCGCATAGTAGAAGCCGGCGAACTGCGTCTGCGGCAGCCACTTCAGGCGCAGCGTGGCAGGCACCAGCTCCTTGGCCTGGACGGCCGGCGCGACATGGGCCAGGGCGACGACGGCGGCCGAGGCCAGCAGGGTGAGGAAGCGACGGGTGTTCATCTCGGTTTCCTTGACGGGGTGGCGGGAAGGGGCGGGACCGTTCAGAACGGCCGGGTGCCGGCGACCGTCGTGCGGTGCATGATCCGGCGGTAGCGGGCGTCGTCGTACGGCGTGGCGCAATGCATCGTGCAGCGGTTGTCCCAGATCAGCAGGTCGCCCTGGCACCAGCGGTGGCGGTAGACGAACTCGTCGCGCACCGCGTGGGCGTTCAGCTCGGCCAGCAGCGCGTCGCTTTCCTCGGGCGGCAGGCCCTCGATGCACTTGACGATGTCCTCGCCGACGTAGAGCGACAGCCGCCCGGTGACCGGGTGCGTGCGCACCACCGGGTGCACCACGTCGGGCGTGCGCGCCTTCTGCTCCTCGGTCAGCGGGGCGCGGTCGGCGAAGGCCTTGGCGTAGTAGCCGGCGTAGGAGTGGGTCGCCTTCAGGTGGCGGATGCGCGCCTGCATCCCGGGCGACAGCCCTTCCCAGGCCAGGTGCATGCTGGCGAACAGCGTGTCGGCACCTTCGGGCGGCACCTCCACCGCGTAGAGCAGCGAGCCCATGCTCGGCTCGGCCACGTAGGAGAGGTCCGAATGCCAGTTCCAGCCTTCCTTGTGGTTGCCGATCGGCTTGCCGTTCTCGGTGACGTTGGACAGCACGTAGATCTCGGGCAGGCCGGTGGTCAGGAACTGCTTGAGCACGTGGACCATCAGCGTGCCGAAGCGGCGGCTGATCTCGACGTGGCGCCGGTTGCTCAGCTGCTGCCCGCGCACCAGGATCACCGAGTGCACGTCGAGCGCCTCGACCAGCGCGTCCACCGCCGCATCGCTGGCGGGATCGGACAGGTCGAGGTCGAGCACCTCGATGCCGAAGCCGGGATGCAGGGGGCGCGTCTTGAGCGCGAGGGACGGGGCGGGGGTGGCGAGGGCGGTGGACATGGGGGTCAGCTCCGGTAGGAAGGGTCCACGCGGTCCAGCTGGCGGATGAAGGCGGGCCACTCCCGTTCGCCGGGAATGAGGATGTCGCCCTCGTTCTGCCAGAACTGGCGCGCGGCTTTTTCGCAGACGTCGTGCGGCGGGATGAGCAGCGGGCCGGGGGCCCCGGCGGCCGCGGCCTGCATCGCGAGCTGGATGCGCGCGGCCCGCTCGAAGTAGTACAGCAGCATGAAGGCCTCGCCGGGCGTGCGGCCCACGGTCAGCAGGCCGTGATGGCGCAGCAGCATCACCGGGTGCTGGCCCAGGTGGGCGACCAGCCGCTGCTGCTCGTCCAAGTCCAGCACCACGCCTTCATAGGCGTGGAAGGCCTGGCGGCGGTAGAAGCGCATCGCGAACTGCGACAGCGGCAGCAGCCCCTGCTCCTGCGCAGACACCGCGATGCTGGCATCCGAGTGCGTGTGCAGCACGCAGGCCGCGTCCGCGCGTCCCTGGTGGATCGCGCTGTGGATCACGAAGCCGGCGACGTTCACCTCGTGGGGCGAGTCGCACAGCTTGCGGCCGTGCACGTCGATGCGCACCAGGCTCGAGGCGGTGATCTCCTCGAACAGCAGGCCGTAGGGGTTGATGAGGAACTGTCCCTCGGTGCCTGGCACGCGCAGCGAGATGTGGTTGTAGATCAGGTCGTCCAGCCCCAGGCGGGCGACCAGCCGGTAGCAGGCGGCCAGGTCCACGCGCGCGCGCCACTCGGCCTCGCCGTAGCGGGCCACCCCGTCCTGCCAGGCGTGATCCGCGGCCAGGGTGCCGAGGGTGGGCGCCGGGGCGTTCATGCCGCGTCCTCCTTCTTCGCGAGCGTGAAGGTCTTGATGCTTTCCTCCTCGATCGCGTCGAGCAGCGTGCGCTTGAGCGCGATGAACTCCGGCGTCGTGACGATGTCCGGGCGGCGCGGGCGCGGCAGGCTCACCGGCTGCTCCAGCTTGACCCGGCCCGGCCGCGCAGTCATCACCAGCACGCGATCGCCGAGGAACAGCGCCTCGTCAACGTCGTGCGTGATGAACAGGATGGTGCGGCGGTGCTTCTGCCACACGTCCAGCAGCCAGCGCTGCATCAGCGTGCGCGTCAGCGCGTCGAGCGCGCCGAACGGCTCGTCCAGCAGCATCAGGTCGCGCTTGAACAGGAAGGTGCGCATCAGCGCGACGCGCTGGCGCATGCCGCCGGAGAGCTGGTGCGGGTACTGGTGCTCGAACCCGGCCAGGCCGAACTCGCCCAGCATGTCCAGCGCGATGCGGCGTGCGTCGCCGCGGCGCGCGCCCTCGATCTCCATGGCCAGGATCGCGTTGTCGATCACGGTGCGCCAGGGCAGCAGCAGGTCGCGCTGCGGCATGAACGACACCTTGCCCAGCAGGTCGCGTGCGCGGCAGCGCTTGCCGAGGAACTCGATGGCGCCGCCCTCGTCGGGCTCTTCCAGGCCCGAGACGATGTTGAACAGCGTGCTCTTGCCGCAGCCGCTCGGGCCGACCACGGTGACGAACTCGCCCGGCGCGATCGACACGCCCAGCCCGTCGAGCGCGCGCACCGCGCCGAAGGTCTTGGACACGCCCGACAGCACCAGCAGCGGCGCGCGGCGGGGTGCTTCCGCAGCGGGGGGCGCTTCGGCCGGGGCATCCAGGTCGCCGGCGCGCAGCGCCGGTGCCGCCGCAGGGCGTCGCATGGGCTGCAGCATCATGCGGGCTCCGGGACGGGCGCGTGCGGGGCGCGGCGTGCGGCGGGCCGGTGCGCGGGGCCTTGGCCCGGGGCGGTGCCCGTCGCCCGTGCCGGCCCGCCTTCGAGACCTGGATTCATGCGGCGTGATCCTTCGTTCAATGTATGCAATAGACCGCCAAATGCATGCGTGAAGTGCAGGCAAGGGGCGCCGGCTTGCTGTGCCGGGGGGTTAGCAAGGCCTGTACCAAGTCATCCAGGCCGATCATGGCTTCAATCGAAGGGTCACGGGCCCAACACGGTGCATGCAGGAATGCATGCATGTGATGTGTTGGTGCATACATGAGGCGCCGGAAGGCGGGCCGGGCGCCTTATAATCAGCCGCGCCGCCGCCGCTTCCTGCCGGCGGCCTCGCCCCTCGAAATGACGTCCAAGCCTGCGCCGTCCGCGTCGCGCCTCAGCCACTCCCAGCGCATCCAGCAGGTGCTGGAGGCCGAGATCTTTTCCGGCGCGCTGCCGCCCGGCGCGCGGCTCGACGAGGTCGAGCTGGCCGCGCGCTTCCAGGTGTCGCGCACGCCGGTGCGCGAGGCGCTGCGGCACCTGGCGTCGGCCGGGCTGGTGCAGGTGCGCAGCCGCCAGCCCGCGCAGGTGGTCGAGCTGCCGGCGCACAAGCTGGTCGAGATGTTCCAGGTGATGGCCGAGCTCGAAGGGCTGTGCGCGCGCCTGGCCGCGCGCCGCATCA is a window from the Caldimonas thermodepolymerans genome containing:
- a CDS encoding HU family DNA-binding protein is translated as MIRLHPQPLLTGPWPPRFQKPLDCGVPARGNDARFFLSSYPVRTMNKAELVDAIAADADLSKAAAQRALDSFINNVTKALASGDTVSLIGFGSFSVTERQARTGRNPRTGEEITIEASQGVKFSAGASLKAAVQKKK
- a CDS encoding cupin domain-containing protein, giving the protein MSTLGVRRARHASTDAQRRGRFFNSANAFNVKLPPVPAGIHAEPARQALAADAPTGYVPCDQSAALACPWPATTPFMLARYARVRPGERLEADFVASGSLWYVIAGTGQARCGDETLAWSAGDIFHLPAGPAELLASGTTPAVLWLVTDEPLLAHLGLGTRPARAGAVHFTAADIAGEIDAIHRTVPDAGTSGMAVVFSSAALEHTRNLMPGLTLSLNTLPPHRHQPAHRHNSAALTLVIAGEDCHSRVDGVRCPWSPWATLVTPPTAVHSHHNDGSRRAEFLIVQDGGLYYQARTMGFQFME
- a CDS encoding ABC transporter permease, which codes for MKPPTLLSRPAHRALAGIATFALLWELAARGLDLPAYVLPSVSSILEAVVAQRSLLGQAAWTTIMEAVCGFALGSAGGIVLAILLTMLPPARRVLLPAATALNSVPVVAYAPLVLLWLGMGPASKVAMVSLAVGFTVFLHALAGLDRVDRRAVDLMRSFGAGPATILWRLRIPAAVPLTAAGMRVSTARSMIVAIVTEMLGAQSGLGWTIYQAVLQIDFVQVWSAIFVASAASLAFFGLVNLVEKRYVFWK
- a CDS encoding ABC transporter permease, whose product is MNAALRPAAMSALRGAAALLAAGVLWEALVVLAGIRPDYLPRLSDILALIATVPEPYVEGFLRTASETVLGFALGAVVGVVNGVLFKQSRLLRELVFPLFVISQTIPVIAFGAVVVLWFGNTVFAKALIAFYLTFFPVTVNTVHGLESVDRLQVNLLRSFGASRLQLLLRLELPAALPQIFVALRLACTLSLLGAIAGEWFGDTVGLGVLLLQAMYNEQVPALWAAILVCGLLGTSFYGLVALVERRAVFWRTEL
- a CDS encoding ABC transporter substrate-binding protein, translated to MNTRRFLTLLASAAVVALAHVAPAVQAKELVPATLRLKWLPQTQFAGFYYAVAKGYYKDEGIDLKINPGGPNLLPENLVATGADTFALSGGTDSVMAALDKGLPIVCVGVSHQVTPFAFVTRKDGPVKSLKDLEGRKATAWFTGAQYVLFGMLANQGVDRAKVDIQPQQVSVTPFVNGEVDVVTATWYNELYTIRQRMGADNLRMFVAEDYGVTFPRDTLVVAKKTAQDNPKLVTGFLRASIRGWHDAMANPKEAVDILMKVAPTLDRAHQEFMLTEAYRLMTSGKAKEQGLFWIDAGAMKATHDFLLNNKVISKPLDLAAGFDPSFLKAIPVEERRP
- a CDS encoding TauD/TfdA dioxygenase family protein, whose product is MSTALATPAPSLALKTRPLHPGFGIEVLDLDLSDPASDAAVDALVEALDVHSVILVRGQQLSNRRHVEISRRFGTLMVHVLKQFLTTGLPEIYVLSNVTENGKPIGNHKEGWNWHSDLSYVAEPSMGSLLYAVEVPPEGADTLFASMHLAWEGLSPGMQARIRHLKATHSYAGYYAKAFADRAPLTEEQKARTPDVVHPVVRTHPVTGRLSLYVGEDIVKCIEGLPPEESDALLAELNAHAVRDEFVYRHRWCQGDLLIWDNRCTMHCATPYDDARYRRIMHRTTVAGTRPF
- a CDS encoding class II aldolase/adducin family protein; protein product: MNAPAPTLGTLAADHAWQDGVARYGEAEWRARVDLAACYRLVARLGLDDLIYNHISLRVPGTEGQFLINPYGLLFEEITASSLVRIDVHGRKLCDSPHEVNVAGFVIHSAIHQGRADAACVLHTHSDASIAVSAQEQGLLPLSQFAMRFYRRQAFHAYEGVVLDLDEQQRLVAHLGQHPVMLLRHHGLLTVGRTPGEAFMLLYYFERAARIQLAMQAAAAGAPGPLLIPPHDVCEKAARQFWQNEGDILIPGEREWPAFIRQLDRVDPSYRS
- a CDS encoding ABC transporter ATP-binding protein, encoding MMLQPMRRPAAAPALRAGDLDAPAEAPPAAEAPRRAPLLVLSGVSKTFGAVRALDGLGVSIAPGEFVTVVGPSGCGKSTLFNIVSGLEEPDEGGAIEFLGKRCRARDLLGKVSFMPQRDLLLPWRTVIDNAILAMEIEGARRGDARRIALDMLGEFGLAGFEHQYPHQLSGGMRQRVALMRTFLFKRDLMLLDEPFGALDALTRTLMQRWLLDVWQKHRRTILFITHDVDEALFLGDRVLVMTARPGRVKLEQPVSLPRPRRPDIVTTPEFIALKRTLLDAIEEESIKTFTLAKKEDAA